The nucleotide window ACTCAAAGAATGTTTCACATGAAACACATCCATACATTCCATTTAACACCTTGGTTGATTTTCATACCACTTCGCTGTCATATGCTGACAAATAAAATTCAGGAGATGCCATGAAAGGATATATACAAATATATACAGGAAACGGAAAAGGAAAAACCACGGCCGCGTTAGGGCTGGCCCTGCGGGGGGCCGGGGCCGGGCTTCAGGTGTTTGTGGGACAGTTCCTCAAGCAGGGACCCTATTCGGAAATCAAGGCATTATCCTTATTTGAAAATGTGACCGTGGAACAGTTCGGCATGGGCAAATTTGTCAGAGGCATGCCGTCTGAAGATGAAAAAGCGGCGGCCCGAAAGGGATATGCCCGATTGTGCGGGATTTTGAAAGCCAATGCCCATGACCTGGTGATCGTGGACGAAGGCAATGTGGCGGTTACCTGCCAGCTGTTGACCGAGAATGAACTGCTGGGTTTCATGGATCTGAAACCGGATCATGTGGAACTGGTGATCACAGGCAGAGACGCATCCGCCGCAGTGATCACCCGAGCGGACCTGGTCACTGAGATGAAAGAGATTAAACACTATTATCATCAGGGAGTCACGGCCCGCAAAGGCATTGAAAAATGAACGCACCGAACATTGCCGTTCTGGGTACAGGATCGGATGTGGGCAAAAGCATTATTGCTGCGGGCATCTGCCGGTATCTGGCGGACAAAGGTCAGCGGGTAGCGCCTTTCAAAGCCCAGAACATGTCCAATAATTCCGGCATCACCCCGGAAGGCCTGGAGATCGGCCGGGCACAGATCGTTCAGGCCGAGGCGGCCCGGATCGCACCCCATGTACACATGAATCCCATTTTGTTGAAACCGTTTGGAGACAAACAATCCCAGGTCGTTCTGAACGGAAAGGTTCACGGCAACCACACAGCCATGGATTACCATACCAGAAAAGCATTTTATTTTGAAAAAGCGTGTCAGGCGTTTGACGCCCTGGCTGCCGGATATGACCGCATCGTTCTGGAAGGGGCCGGATCCTGTGCCGAAGTCAACCTCATGGACACGGACATTGTCAATTTCCCCATGGCCCGATATGCCGATGCCGATGTCATTTTAATTGCAGACATTCACCGGGGCGGGGTCTTCGCCCAGGTGGTGGGGACCCTGGCCTGCCTGCCGGATGATTATCGTGACATGGTCAAAGGGATCATTATCAACCGGTTCCGGGGAGATATCGATTTGTTCAGACAAGGCATGGCTTGGATTGAACAGCACACCGGCAAACCGGTTTTAGGGGTGTTGCCCTGGTATTCTCATTTTAAAATTGATGCCGAAGATTCGGTTGAAATAGAAAAAATAAATGATTTCAAGTTATTAGAAAAAAACATTCCTGCTGTTGCTATCTTAAGACTGCCCCACATCGCCAATTTCACCGATTTTCATGCCCTGGCCAGAATCCATGGCCTGCAAACGGTTTTCATTGATTCGCCAAAACAGCTGGACCGGTTTACCGCCATCATCATTCCGGGTTCCAAAAATACCCGAAAAGACTTAACCTGGGTCATGGAACGGTTTGAAACTCCGCTGAATGACTATGTGCGCAAGGGCGGCCATGTTTTAGGCATCTGCGGCGGATACCAGATGCTGGGACAATGGGTAAAAGATCCAAACGGGCTGGAAGGTTCCCCGGGACAGACCCGGGGACTGGGACTGCTGCCGGTCCAAACCCTGCTGCAATCCCCCAAAACCACCACATTAAGCGAGTTCAGATGGGGCGATGCCTATGGCAGAGGATATGAAATTCACATGGGTGCCACGCAGCTGACCGGCGGCGTTCCGTTTATCCGCATTGTTTCCAGAAATGGCATCCCCGTAAATGAAACCGACGGATGCCTGGCAGACAATGGTCAAGTGGCCGGTACTTATGTTCACGGATTTTTTGATTTCAACACCATTATCAAAAAATGGTTTGATTTAATCGGCCTGGATCATCCTTTGGATTTTTCAATTGACGCAGCCATTGAAAAAGACAAGGATTACGATCATCTGAAGAAACATATGGAAACCTATCTGGATCTGGAAGCGCTGATTTAAAAAAACAGGGCAATACAATGACTTGATTGTTTCAATGATTCAATATGATCTGAAACAATGGAGAATGCACCGCGCCTTGCGGTTGAAGCCGGCTTTTGTACAAGACAAGGCGGTTAACCGGAAACGCATGCGAAGAGTTGCTTTCAAAACGCTTGATCACAGAAATCATATCATGCGGCCGGACCGGTTTTTTAATACGCGCCAGAGTAATATGCGGAAAAAATGGCCGGGATTGCGCCGGAATACCCATGGGGTGAAGCTTTTTTTCCAAATCCGTCACAACCTGCATCAGATGTTCTGTCTGTTCATGAATACCGATCCATACGATCCGGGCGTTTCTGACATTAGGAAAGACACCGATACCCCCGGCTGTCAGAGTAAATGCCGGATATGCGCCGGAAAATGCCGCCATGACAGATTGAAGGGGTATCAGCAACTCCCTGGGGATCGGACCTAAAAATTTCAGTGTCAAATGAAACATTTCCGGATTGGGCCAGGCAGCAATCCATCCGGCTGATTTAAGTTCCGACTGGATATCTGATAAAAACCGTTTGACAGCATCCGGCAACGGTATGGCAATAAACGTCCGGACAACATCTGACGATTCAGCCATGACGCTTGTTTTTGAATCCCAGAAGCACCCGGTAGGGTCCCGGTGTTCCCTGGGGAACAAATGCCACACGATCCTGATCTTTGAGAACCGTTGAAAAAGGCTGGACACGGCCGTTCACAAACACCACTTCCACATCCCCGGGGGTCAGCTGCATCTGCTGCACCAGCATTTCAGCGGTGGTACCATCCGGAATGGACAATGAGACATTGGAAAAAGGCAGATTATTCTGCTGAAGTTTTTTTTGTAAAAATGAAAATGCATTAAACGTAATTGTCGGCATGATTATTCTCCTTTTGATTCATTTTATCCAATGCCTGAAATATTCTCAATTGAAAAAATATGAAACTTCTGCCTATATGTAACAAATGCGTCTTCGTTTGATCATAATGATTCTGGCAATCTTTGCTTTTTTATCCGTATCCACGGGAGGATGGCTGTTTTATTATTCGTTTCGTAAAGCCAGCATTCAGACCGGGGAAACCCAGGCGGTTGCACAGCTGAAACTGCTGACCGACCAGTTGGCGACGTCCCTGTCTGAACACATCAAATCCGTTCGTGTGCTGTCCCGGATCAAAGAACTGGAAACCGTTCTTGTGGACACAAACCTTGAAACCCTTTTCAAAGCCAACCAGATTCTGGATATGTTTACCCGATCCCTGGAACTGGATGTCAGCTATCTGATGGACCTGAAGGGCAATACCATCTGTTCGAGCAACCGGAATCAGTTCGACAGTTTTGTGGGCCATGATTTTTCTTTCAGACCCTATTTCACATCCGCCATCCAGGGGCAACCGGACAGTTACCTCGCCCTTGGCGTCACTTCCATGAAACGGGGGGTCTATTACAGCCATCCGGTGTATCATCCCGAGAAACAGGAAATCATCGGAGTGGCCGTGATAAAATCTTCCATTGAGTTTCTGGAAACCACTTTGTTTTCCAACCCGGAACATCTGCTTTTCTTTGTCAGCCCCAATGGCATCATTTTCATCAGCAATCAATCCCGATACCGGTTTAAACTGCTGTGGCCTGTGGACAATGAAACAAAAGACCAGATTGTCCAGTCCCGTCAATTCGGCAACGGCCCCTGGGGCTGGTCCGGATTCCGCCGGACACAGACCAAAGACCGGGTCACGGATCAAAACAAAGAGGCATATCTATATACCTCTTTGTCAGTACCCCGGTATCCTGACTGGCGCGTGGTGTCTTTGAAAAACAAAAAACTGCTTGAAAAGCAGTTCTCCGCCCCGTTCATCAAAGGGATCGGCCCGGGGGTGATCTTTATTACCAGTCTGGCGGGCATCCTGGTTTTTTTTCTGTATCAACAGGCCGCCAAAGAAATCAGTCAGCGAAAAACAGCCGAGGAAAAACTGCGGATCAGTGAGGAGAGATATCGACATATTTACCATAAAACGCCGATCATGCTCCATTCCATTGATACCAAAGGAAGAATTATCCGGGTGTCCGATCACTGGGTGGATGTCATGGGATATGATCGAGAAGAGGTCATCGGCCGGCATTTGACGGATTTTTTCACTCCGGAATCCAAAAAATTTGCCTTGTCAAAGGTCTTTCCCCAATTTTTCAACACCGGGTTTTTCAAAGATATCCCCTATACCTATGTGAAAAAAAGCAAAGATAAAATGGATATTCTTCTTTCCAGTTACGGGGTCAGAGATGAGACGGGCCGGGTAGTTCGTTCTTTGGCAGTAAGTGTGGATGTGACGGAAAAAAACCGAACCCAGAAAGATCTGGAACATGCCAAGGAAAAACTGGCCCGATACTCCCATGATCTGGAAAAACAGGTGCGCCTGAGAACGGCACAACTGGAAAAAGCCCAGAGCAGCCTGAAAAATTTATCCAAAAACATCATTGCTTCCCAGGAACGGGAAAAAGAACAGGTGGCCCGGGAACTTCATGACCATCTGGGGCAGGTATTGACCGCATTACGCATCGATGTGATGTGGGTGAAAAACCATTTTACATCTTCTCCGGATCAGGCCGTGGACCGGGCCGAAAAAATGAGTCTGCTCATTGACAAAACCATTCAGGATGTCAGGGATATGGCCTATCGGCTCCGCCCCAGGGTGCTGGATGACCTGGGCTTGTCAGATGCACTGGAATCTTTGGTATCTGATTTTGAAAAACGATCCAATGTCTCCTGTGTCTTTCGCCGGGATATCATCCCGCAGATCGATAAAACGCTGGCCACCGCCCTTTACCGAATCGGCCAGGAAGCGGTCACCAATGCCATCCGCCATGCAAAAGCCACCACCATCATTGTTGAATTGAGAACCGATGCCAAAGGGCTGGTATTGACGGTGGAAGACAACGGTATCGGCTTTAATCCAGACGAAAGCAGAACCGGCTTCGGACTGGAAGGCATGATGGAACGGGCCAATCTGGCAGGCGGATGGCTGGACATTACGTCGCAAAAAGGCAGCGGAACCCGAATCACCTGCAAGGTAAACGTGGAGGGATGGTCATGATCACTGTGTTGCTGGCCGACGATCACAGTATTGTCAGAGACGGATTGCGGCGGGTTCTGGAAGACAGCTCCGACATCAAGGTCATTGCCGAAGCCTCTGATGGAGAAACCGCTTTTGATCTGGCCATGACAAAACAACCGGATGTGGCTGTTATCGACATATCCATGCCCGGCATGGATGGGCTGGAAGTGGTGGCGCGCATGAACAGTTACTGCCCCAAAATCCCGGTACTTATTTTAACCATGCATGAGGAAGAACAATATGTGATCCGGGCCATGGAAGCCGGCGCCATGGGATATGTCACCAAACAGTCCGCACCCGAGCAGCTGGTGGCGGCAGTGAAAAAAATTCATTCCGGGGGTCGGTATCTGACGGAAAAAGCCAGTGAAGCCTTGGCCCTGCGTTTCATTCGGGGCGACAAAAACAAACACGCCATGGAATCTTTATCCATGCGCGAACTCCAGGTATTGCGCAAACTGGCCACGGGAAGTACGAACCGGGAAATTGCCATTACTTACAATATCAGTGTTAAAACCGTGGATACTTATCGGTCCAGGCTCTTGAAAAAACTGAACCTGAGAAACAACGCGGATCTGTCCAGATATGCCATACAGAATCGCCTGGTGGAATTTTAATCCGACAGATTCAGCCGGGAAAAATTGGTGAAGATTTTATTTAACGTGGATTTACACTGGGCCATCTCCTCGTGAGAAATCCCCTGTTCCGCTTCCACAAGCATCTCCATGACCATGGCAATTAAATCATCCCGAAAAGATTTGGCTTTGTGTGTCAGATAAACCAGTTTGCTGCGCTTGTCGGACCGGTCCGGCACACGAAGCACGATATTCTTTTTTTCCAGCACATTGAGCAACCGGGTGATGGCTGCCTTGTCCTTGACCGACACGTTGGAAAGTTCCTGCTGGGTTTGTCCGTCTTTTCGGTATAAATGAACCAGAATGCTCCATTGTTCATAACTGACATCAAATCCGGCATCTGCAAATTTTTTGGTCAGCCGTTTAATGATGGCCCGGGAAGTTCTGCCCACCAGATAGGCAATGGATGTGTCAATAACCCGTTCAAATGTTTCCAGTTCCAGCGTATCCGAAGGGGAAGCCGTAAATTCAGGTACCAATTGAGTCTGTTTCATGTCTATTTTTTCCATTACCGTGGTAATTGTCAGCGATTTTGGTAAGTTTGGACTTAATATGACTGAAAAAAGTTGATATGGCAACTAAATTTTGCTCGCCAGAACAATGGGCATAAAAAAAGCCGCTTCCCCCGGAAGCATGGATCGCTCGAGGAAAACGGCTTTTTGCCGGACAAAAACAGGCCGGATCAGGCAGCTGATTTTCTGGAAAACAGATTTTTCAAAGAAGAAATCCAGATTCCGCTGAGAAACCAGGAATAGATATATGTACCGATAATAATGGCAACAAACGCTTTGACAATGTCCATGGGGCTGCCGTCCAGGGAGAATCCGGGCACGTATCCGAAAAGAAGGGGGCCCAGATAAAGAAATTTGGCAAATTTAAAAGAGGTAAACGCGGTTTTCCACATATTGGCTTTGGCAATAGTGGCACCGGCAAACGCGGCAATGCACACCGGTGGGGTGATATTGGAATCCTGGGACAGCCAGTATACGATCATATGAGCCGCCAGCTCGTTCACGCCCAGGTGGGTCAGGGCCGGCACCGCCACCACGGCAGTCACCAGATACGCGGCCGTCACCGGAACCCCCATGCCCAGCACCAGAGAGGCCAGGGCCACCAAAAGAATGGTGAGCAGCAAAGACCCGCCTGCCAGATCGATCATAATGTCGGCAAAGGTCAGAATCAGGCCGGAAAACGTCAATACCCCGATAATAATCCCGATGACGCCCACGGTGGCACCGATTTTCAGACTGTTTTCTGTGCCTTCCCGGGCCGCTTCCACAAACCGCTTAGGGCCGATGCGGGTTTCCTTTCTCACCCATGAGATCGCAATACAGGTGATCAGACCCAGAATCGCGGAATAGGCCGGAGAAAATCCATACAGCATGAACACCGTGATAATCACCAGCGGCATAATGTAAAACCACTGCTTCTTGAAAATTTCCATGGCACTGAATTTGGATCTTTCCCCCACCACGTTGTCTTTTTTGGCTTCATAATGCACCATGACAAACACGGAAAAAAAATACATAAAAGCCGGAAATATGGCCACCAGCATGATGTGGGAATAAGGCAGCCCGGTCAGTTCCGCCATGATAAAACCGCCGGCCCCCATGATGGGCGGCATGAACATCCCGCCGATTGACGCGGCCGGTTCGATAGCACCGGCCACATGGGGCCGGAATCCGGCTTTTTTCATCATGGGAATGGTGAACATGCCCGTGGACACGGTATTGGCAATGGCACTGCCGGAAATGGAGCCAAACAGGCCCGAAGCGATGACCGATACTTTTCCGGGACCGCCGATGCGGTGGCCCACCGCCGCCAGGGGCCAGTCAATGAAAAATTTCTGGGCCCCGGATTTTTCCAGAAACGCGCCGAACAGCACAAACAGGATCACATAAGTGGCCAGCACACTGGCCATGATCCCGAACACCCCATCACTTTTATAGAAGATACTGACACAC belongs to Desulfotignum phosphitoxidans DSM 13687 and includes:
- the thpR gene encoding RNA 2',3'-cyclic phosphodiesterase codes for the protein MAESSDVVRTFIAIPLPDAVKRFLSDIQSELKSAGWIAAWPNPEMFHLTLKFLGPIPRELLIPLQSVMAAFSGAYPAFTLTAGGIGVFPNVRNARIVWIGIHEQTEHLMQVVTDLEKKLHPMGIPAQSRPFFPHITLARIKKPVRPHDMISVIKRFESNSSHAFPVNRLVLYKSRLQPQGAVHSPLFQIILNH
- a CDS encoding MarR family winged helix-turn-helix transcriptional regulator, with the translated sequence MKQTQLVPEFTASPSDTLELETFERVIDTSIAYLVGRTSRAIIKRLTKKFADAGFDVSYEQWSILVHLYRKDGQTQQELSNVSVKDKAAITRLLNVLEKKNIVLRVPDRSDKRSKLVYLTHKAKSFRDDLIAMVMEMLVEAEQGISHEEMAQCKSTLNKIFTNFSRLNLSD
- a CDS encoding cobyric acid synthase yields the protein MNAPNIAVLGTGSDVGKSIIAAGICRYLADKGQRVAPFKAQNMSNNSGITPEGLEIGRAQIVQAEAARIAPHVHMNPILLKPFGDKQSQVVLNGKVHGNHTAMDYHTRKAFYFEKACQAFDALAAGYDRIVLEGAGSCAEVNLMDTDIVNFPMARYADADVILIADIHRGGVFAQVVGTLACLPDDYRDMVKGIIINRFRGDIDLFRQGMAWIEQHTGKPVLGVLPWYSHFKIDAEDSVEIEKINDFKLLEKNIPAVAILRLPHIANFTDFHALARIHGLQTVFIDSPKQLDRFTAIIIPGSKNTRKDLTWVMERFETPLNDYVRKGGHVLGICGGYQMLGQWVKDPNGLEGSPGQTRGLGLLPVQTLLQSPKTTTLSEFRWGDAYGRGYEIHMGATQLTGGVPFIRIVSRNGIPVNETDGCLADNGQVAGTYVHGFFDFNTIIKKWFDLIGLDHPLDFSIDAAIEKDKDYDHLKKHMETYLDLEALI
- a CDS encoding MoaD/ThiS family protein — its product is MPTITFNAFSFLQKKLQQNNLPFSNVSLSIPDGTTAEMLVQQMQLTPGDVEVVFVNGRVQPFSTVLKDQDRVAFVPQGTPGPYRVLLGFKNKRHG
- a CDS encoding response regulator is translated as MITVLLADDHSIVRDGLRRVLEDSSDIKVIAEASDGETAFDLAMTKQPDVAVIDISMPGMDGLEVVARMNSYCPKIPVLILTMHEEEQYVIRAMEAGAMGYVTKQSAPEQLVAAVKKIHSGGRYLTEKASEALALRFIRGDKNKHAMESLSMRELQVLRKLATGSTNREIAITYNISVKTVDTYRSRLLKKLNLRNNADLSRYAIQNRLVEF
- a CDS encoding TRAP transporter permease; its protein translation is MYHKLNRFEKIFFDICAVTLVLFYAWAAVVQPMATQYHRGVYVIITYVLVFLLYKAKTTIGRILDYILIVLSVVCVGYWIIMFEAINYRTGAETPVDAVFAIVGVLIGIELARRVVGNVFVIMGVVFLVYGVYGYKAPDLISHAGAPFTELCVSIFYKSDGVFGIMASVLATYVILFVLFGAFLEKSGAQKFFIDWPLAAVGHRIGGPGKVSVIASGLFGSISGSAIANTVSTGMFTIPMMKKAGFRPHVAGAIEPAASIGGMFMPPIMGAGGFIMAELTGLPYSHIMLVAIFPAFMYFFSVFVMVHYEAKKDNVVGERSKFSAMEIFKKQWFYIMPLVIITVFMLYGFSPAYSAILGLITCIAISWVRKETRIGPKRFVEAAREGTENSLKIGATVGVIGIIIGVLTFSGLILTFADIMIDLAGGSLLLTILLVALASLVLGMGVPVTAAYLVTAVVAVPALTHLGVNELAAHMIVYWLSQDSNITPPVCIAAFAGATIAKANMWKTAFTSFKFAKFLYLGPLLFGYVPGFSLDGSPMDIVKAFVAIIIGTYIYSWFLSGIWISSLKNLFSRKSAA
- a CDS encoding cob(I)yrinic acid a,c-diamide adenosyltransferase yields the protein MKGYIQIYTGNGKGKTTAALGLALRGAGAGLQVFVGQFLKQGPYSEIKALSLFENVTVEQFGMGKFVRGMPSEDEKAAARKGYARLCGILKANAHDLVIVDEGNVAVTCQLLTENELLGFMDLKPDHVELVITGRDASAAVITRADLVTEMKEIKHYYHQGVTARKGIEK
- a CDS encoding sensor histidine kinase, which codes for MILAIFAFLSVSTGGWLFYYSFRKASIQTGETQAVAQLKLLTDQLATSLSEHIKSVRVLSRIKELETVLVDTNLETLFKANQILDMFTRSLELDVSYLMDLKGNTICSSNRNQFDSFVGHDFSFRPYFTSAIQGQPDSYLALGVTSMKRGVYYSHPVYHPEKQEIIGVAVIKSSIEFLETTLFSNPEHLLFFVSPNGIIFISNQSRYRFKLLWPVDNETKDQIVQSRQFGNGPWGWSGFRRTQTKDRVTDQNKEAYLYTSLSVPRYPDWRVVSLKNKKLLEKQFSAPFIKGIGPGVIFITSLAGILVFFLYQQAAKEISQRKTAEEKLRISEERYRHIYHKTPIMLHSIDTKGRIIRVSDHWVDVMGYDREEVIGRHLTDFFTPESKKFALSKVFPQFFNTGFFKDIPYTYVKKSKDKMDILLSSYGVRDETGRVVRSLAVSVDVTEKNRTQKDLEHAKEKLARYSHDLEKQVRLRTAQLEKAQSSLKNLSKNIIASQEREKEQVARELHDHLGQVLTALRIDVMWVKNHFTSSPDQAVDRAEKMSLLIDKTIQDVRDMAYRLRPRVLDDLGLSDALESLVSDFEKRSNVSCVFRRDIIPQIDKTLATALYRIGQEAVTNAIRHAKATTIIVELRTDAKGLVLTVEDNGIGFNPDESRTGFGLEGMMERANLAGGWLDITSQKGSGTRITCKVNVEGWS